From the Methanosarcinales archaeon genome, one window contains:
- a CDS encoding DUF3387 domain-containing protein, which yields DKEPQDMGLSEFEYAFYTAIADNDSARELMQKEELRELAVVLFEKVKQNASIDWTIKESVRAKLKVIVKRTLRQYGYPPDMEALATETVLKQAELIADEITKMG from the coding sequence TGGACAAAGAGCCTCAGGATATGGGATTGTCTGAATTTGAATATGCTTTTTACACTGCAATTGCTGATAATGACAGTGCAAGAGAATTGATGCAAAAAGAGGAGCTACGGGAATTAGCTGTTGTATTATTTGAGAAAGTCAAACAAAATGCATCAATAGACTGGACTATAAAAGAAAGTGTCCGGGCTAAATTAAAAGTAATTGTAAAACGGACATTAAGACAATATGGTTATCCGCCTGATATGGAAGCACTTGCTACAGAAACAGTGCTTAAGCAGGCGGAATTGATCGCAGATGAAATAACAAAGATGGGATGA